A window of Periplaneta americana isolate PAMFEO1 chromosome 7, P.americana_PAMFEO1_priV1, whole genome shotgun sequence contains these coding sequences:
- the LOC138702649 gene encoding uncharacterized protein translates to MENKCDICGKTFSHKWRLTARVKNKHSAIGYKCDICSKDYSSKDILARHIKEYHSTTRFKCKLCGTVGKVERHMVQHVKNHNMVTDAKGAYEKVNGVGNATLVMNTARVDSMPPSTSASEMITSPFSGVVAIPTSTSGMVAQPTSGADAVPMVASKSSQVCSGSVFALSERAFKNRLKTYIALNLTNHESELKDILECVTDEMQDILKRHLSEYSALKFNIFVECMFASVHNETIFHNFKSKHDVLYQYSDIREFINKQKEKILKEFEECSMKGSGLFYVKLHKLELRVNKYTPLMGGSAHIELPQRYKNSKSLVNIANSDIYCFKYCILSKYVDRDKNFTFSYENRPDLECKYDWCIDFPVGIKDIAKFEKRNDISINVFALDENDDVFPLRMCEKELPDHRDLLYISNENISHYCCITNFSALVRPQLTPSDNKIAVCKRCFAYFRHNEVRSCAERLKDHESVCSQFSAVRSVFPYKDCLSFDRPEFSQKGV, encoded by the exons atggaGAACAAATGCGACATTTGTGGCAAAACATTTTCACATAAATGGAGATTAACAGCACGTGTGAAGAACAAACATAGTGCGATAGGGTACAAATGCGATATTTGTTCAAAAGACTATTCATCCAAAGACATTTTAGCACGACACATAAAAGAATATCACAGCACAACCAGGTTCAAGTGCAAACTATGTGGTACAGTTGGCAAAGTCGAAAGACATATGGTCCAGCATGTGAAAAACCATAATAtg GTTACAGATGCCAAAGGGGCTTATGAGAAAGTGAATGGAGTTGGAAACGCTACACTTGTCATGAACACCGCACGGGTAGATTCTATGCCACCATCTACCTCTGCATCCGAAATGATTACGTCACCTTTCTCGGGAGTAGTTGCTATCCCAACATCAACATCTGGGATGGTTGCACAACCGACCTCTGGAGCGGATGCTGTCCCAATGGTGGCGTCAAAATCCAGTCAAGTATGTTCAGGATCTGTGTTTGCGTTATCGGAAAGAGcattcaaaaatcgtttgaagacttatattgctctaaacctgacaaatcatgagagtgaattgAAAGATATTTTAGAATGTGTCACTGATGAAATGCaagacattttaaagagacatttaagcgagtactctgctttaaaatttaacatatttgttgaatgTATGTTTGCCAGTGTTCACAACGagacaatatttcataattttaaaagtaaacatGATGTGCTATATCAGTATTCGGATATCAGGGAATTTATCAACAAACAAAAGGAAAAGATTCTGAAAGAGTTTGAAGAATGTAGTATGAAGGGTTCGGGTTTATTTTATGTCAAATTACATAAATTAGAATtgcgagtaaataaatatacgccATTGATGGGTGGAAGTGCACACATAGAACTTCCTCAAAGGTACAAAAATTCAAAGTCTCTAGTAAACATTGCCAACAGTGATATTTATTGTTTTAAGTATTGCATACTATCgaaatatgttgatagagacaagAACTTTACGTTTAGCTATGAAAATAGACCAGATTTGGAATGTAAATATGATTGGTGTATTGACTTCCCCGTGGGAATTAAGgacattgcaaaatttgaaaaacgcaatgatatttcaataaatgtgtttGCACTTGACGAGAATGATGATGTATTTCCTCTCAGGATGTGTGAAAAGGAATTACCGGATCATAGGGATttgttatacattagtaatgaAAACATCTCACACTACTGTTGCATAACAAATTTCAGCGCACTCGTACGGCCTCAACTGACACCTTCCGACAATAAAATTGCCGTTTGTAAACGGTGTTTTGCATATTTTCGACATAATGAGGTTAGGTCATGCGCAGAACGATTGAAAGATCACGAAAGCGTATGTTCACAATTTAGTGCTGTTAGATCAGTATTTCCGTATAAAGATTGTCTGTCTTTTGATCGTCCCGAATTTTCGCAGAAG GGGGTGTGA